A window of Gadus chalcogrammus isolate NIFS_2021 chromosome 16, NIFS_Gcha_1.0, whole genome shotgun sequence contains these coding sequences:
- the tsen34 gene encoding tRNA-splicing endonuclease subunit Sen34, whose product MDATPTAELTSTPGQHVVEPLQDGGGGDGTSRRPHPLIGIHLCGSTALVWRTADVKAAREAGVVGSLVGALPRQPRQNGRLGRPLQLGQEELRLLLEKQASGDDLESSAPNSEGEVQQAQTECYEEEQRSSFEAQSILALEERKSALLRAMGGAKQGGGTSQPDGGVSGRLEVLDQSFVFPRSAVAVQLRTARAGLSHCSDERTLLSAAQPGSSQIAPRSESRFQVFRDLRQRGYYITPAGKFGGDFLVYPGDPLRFHAHFIAVCVALDEQLPLVDVLAVARLGSNVKKTVLLCSPGGPAAPVHYTSLQWSGMV is encoded by the exons ATGGATGCGACGCCGACCGCCGAGTTGACTTCAACACCGGGACAGCATGTGGTTGAACCACTGCAGGACGGGGGAGGTGGAGACGGCACTAGCCGACGGCCCCATCCGCTCATCGGCATCCATCTATGCGGCTCCACGGCTCTCGTCTGGCGGACAGCGGACGTCAAGGCGGCCAGGGAGGCAGGTGTGGTTGGCAGCCTGGTGGGCGCTCTGCCCCGACAGCCGAGACAGAACGGGCGGCTGGGCCGACCGCTGCAGCTCGGCCAGGAGGAGCTCCGGCTCCTGCTTGAGAAACAGGCATCGGGGGACGACCTAGAGAGTTCTGCACCG AATAGTGAAGGAGAGGTGCAGCAGGCGCAGACAGAGTGCtacgaggaggagcagaggagcagcTTTGAGGCTCAGAGCATCTTGGCCCTGGAGGAACGGAAGTCAGCGCTCCTCAGGGCGATGGGGGGAGCCAAGCAAG GTGGTGGGACGTCCCAGCCCGACGGGGGCGTGTCTGGGCGCCTGGAGGTGCTGGACCAGAGCTTCGTCTTTCCCCGCTCTGCCGTGGCCGTCCAGCTCCGCACCGCCCGGGCGGGGCTGAGCCACTGCTCAGACGAACGCACCCTCCTCAGCGCCGCCCAGCCTGGCTCTTCTCAAATTGCCCCCCGCTCCGAGAGCCGCTTCCAGGTTTTCCGGGACCTGAGGCAGAGAGGATACTACATCACCCCTGCTGGGAAGTTCGGCGGAGACTTCCTGGTCTACCCAG GTGACCCCCTTCGCTTCCACGCCCACTTCATCGCGGTGTGTGTGGCTCTGGATGAGCAGCTCCCCCTGGTGGACGTTCTGGCCGTGGCACGCCTGGGCTCCAACGTGAAGAAAACGGTCCTGCTGTGTTCCCCGGGGGGCCCCGCAGCCCCGGTCCACTACACCTCCCTGCAGTGGAGCGGGATGGTCTAA
- the eif2a gene encoding eukaryotic translation initiation factor 2A isoform X2: MAVRGSDGTSMLQGVPVCKDDPAFPRDPRQGRVMSFSKDGSLFGWGNGQKVSVLRSKDSEVLQTLDLPKTTMLQFSPLNTILVTWQPYSTTADNPQGDSNLQLWDVQTGALLKSLYQKKLEGWSPCWSEDEKLAVRSVNNELHFFENNDFNTIANKLHMQKVSDYILSPGAQPSKVAVCVPGSKGAPSFVRIYQYPNFGGPSAALANKSFFKADRVSMEWNKKGTAVLVTASVDVDKSGASYYGEQNLHYLDIKGEGAVVQLPKNGPIYDVVWSPTSTEFCVVYGFMPAKATVYNLKCDPVFDFGTGPRNAAYYSPQGNILVLAGFGNLRGQMEVWDVKKYKQVSKPQVPDSTHFFWCPDGEHIVTATCSPRLRVSNGYKIWHYTGTLLHKEETPAGKELWEVRWQPSPAGTFPERPVKYQAAPSPLGSTQPTTTQAYRPPAMRNQPATASTKLHEEEAPQDMRPGSDRQPVSKAALKNQKKREAKKASKQEAKPDAAEPHSNSAPNPNSQSAESCGDPETDKKIKNLKKKLKAIEELKEQQASGKTLQKNQLDKLEKEEEVLQALEVLCV, encoded by the exons ATGGCAG TTCGTGGGTCAGATGGAACTTCAATGCTGCAGGGAGTTCCAGTCTGCAAGGATGACCCTGCCTTCCCCAG AGACCCTCGTCAGGGCCGGGTCATGTCGTTCAGCAAAGATGGCAGTCTCTTCGGCTGGGGCAACGGACAGAA GGTCAGTGTGCTCCGGTCAAAGGACAGTGAGGTACTGCAGACGTTGGATCTTCCTAAAACAACGATGCTCCAGTTCTCTCCTCTGAACACCATCCTGGTTACCTGGCAACCATACAGCA cgacAGCAGATAACCCCCAGGGAGACTCTAACCTCCAGCTGTGGGACGTCCAGACAGGGGCACTTCTCAAATCGCTGTACCAGAAGAAGCTTGAGGGCTG gtcTCCCTGCTGGTCTGAAGATGAGAAGCTTGCTGTGAGGAGTGTCAACAATGAGCTGCACTTCTTTGAAAATAACGACTTCA ACACCATCGCTAACAAGCTTCACATGCAGAAGGTGTCGGACTACATCCTGTCTCCAGGAGCTCAACCCAgcaag GTGGCGGTCTGCGTACCGGGCAGCAAGGGAGCCCCCTCTTTTGTGCGTATCTACCAGTACCCCAACTTTGGTGGGCCCAGCGCCGCCCTGGCCAACAAGAGCTTCTTCAAGGCCGACCGAGTCTCAATGGAATGGAACAAAAAAG gcACTGCAGTGCTGGTGACGGCCAGCGTGGATGTTGATAAGTCAGGAGCTTCATACTACGGAGAACAGAATCTGCACTACCTCGACATCAAAGGAGAGGGCGCTGTTGTTCAACTAC CGAAGAACGGGCCCATCTACGACGTGGTGTGGAGCCCAACCTCCACGGAGTTCTGCGTGGTCTACGGCTTCATGCCGGCCAAGGCCACCGTCTACAACCTCAAGTGTGACCCCGTGTTTGACTTCGGTACCGGACCACGCAACGCTGCTTACTACAG TCCCCAGGGCAACATCCTGGTGCTGGCTGGTTTTGGAAACCTTCGGGGTCAGATGGAGGTCTGGGATGTCAAGAAATACAAACAG GTGTCTAAGCCCCAGGTGCCGGACTCCACCCACTTCTTCTGGTGCCCTGACGGGGAGCACATTGTCACGGCGACGTGTTCTCCGCGCCTGCGCGTCAGCAACGGCTACAAGATCTGGCACTACACCGGCACCCTGCTCCACAAGGAGGAGACGCCGGCAGGGAAAGAGCTCTGGGAGGTGCGATGGCAGCCCTCCCCGGCCGGAACCTTCCCCGAGCGACCGGTGAAGTACCAGGCCGCCCCCAGCCCTCTGGGCAGCACccagcccaccaccacccaggccTACCGCCCCCCCGCCATGCGCAACCAACCAGCCACCGCCAGCACCAAACTG CATGAAGAGGAGGCTCCCCAAGACATGAGGCctgggtcagacagacagccggTCTCCAAGGCAGCCCTGAAGAaccagaagaagagagaagccAAGAAGGCCTCAAAACAG GAGGCAAAGCCTGACGCCGCGGAGCCCCATTCAAACTCCGCCCCCAATcccaacagccaatcagctgagAGCTGTGGAGACCCTGAAACAGACAAGAAGATCAAGAACCTAAAGAAG AAACTCAAGGCGATCGAAGAGCTGAAGGAGCAGCAGGCATCTGGCAAGACTCTGCAGAAGAACCAG TTGGACaagttggagaaggaggaggaagtacTGCAGGCATTggaggtgttgtgtgtgtaa
- the eif2a gene encoding eukaryotic translation initiation factor 2A isoform X1 produces the protein MAAPMLAVRGSDGTSMLQGVPVCKDDPAFPRDPRQGRVMSFSKDGSLFGWGNGQKVSVLRSKDSEVLQTLDLPKTTMLQFSPLNTILVTWQPYSTTADNPQGDSNLQLWDVQTGALLKSLYQKKLEGWSPCWSEDEKLAVRSVNNELHFFENNDFNTIANKLHMQKVSDYILSPGAQPSKVAVCVPGSKGAPSFVRIYQYPNFGGPSAALANKSFFKADRVSMEWNKKGTAVLVTASVDVDKSGASYYGEQNLHYLDIKGEGAVVQLPKNGPIYDVVWSPTSTEFCVVYGFMPAKATVYNLKCDPVFDFGTGPRNAAYYSPQGNILVLAGFGNLRGQMEVWDVKKYKQVSKPQVPDSTHFFWCPDGEHIVTATCSPRLRVSNGYKIWHYTGTLLHKEETPAGKELWEVRWQPSPAGTFPERPVKYQAAPSPLGSTQPTTTQAYRPPAMRNQPATASTKLHEEEAPQDMRPGSDRQPVSKAALKNQKKREAKKASKQEAKPDAAEPHSNSAPNPNSQSAESCGDPETDKKIKNLKKKLKAIEELKEQQASGKTLQKNQLDKLEKEEEVLQALEVLCV, from the exons ATGGCGGCCCCCATGCTCGCAG TTCGTGGGTCAGATGGAACTTCAATGCTGCAGGGAGTTCCAGTCTGCAAGGATGACCCTGCCTTCCCCAG AGACCCTCGTCAGGGCCGGGTCATGTCGTTCAGCAAAGATGGCAGTCTCTTCGGCTGGGGCAACGGACAGAA GGTCAGTGTGCTCCGGTCAAAGGACAGTGAGGTACTGCAGACGTTGGATCTTCCTAAAACAACGATGCTCCAGTTCTCTCCTCTGAACACCATCCTGGTTACCTGGCAACCATACAGCA cgacAGCAGATAACCCCCAGGGAGACTCTAACCTCCAGCTGTGGGACGTCCAGACAGGGGCACTTCTCAAATCGCTGTACCAGAAGAAGCTTGAGGGCTG gtcTCCCTGCTGGTCTGAAGATGAGAAGCTTGCTGTGAGGAGTGTCAACAATGAGCTGCACTTCTTTGAAAATAACGACTTCA ACACCATCGCTAACAAGCTTCACATGCAGAAGGTGTCGGACTACATCCTGTCTCCAGGAGCTCAACCCAgcaag GTGGCGGTCTGCGTACCGGGCAGCAAGGGAGCCCCCTCTTTTGTGCGTATCTACCAGTACCCCAACTTTGGTGGGCCCAGCGCCGCCCTGGCCAACAAGAGCTTCTTCAAGGCCGACCGAGTCTCAATGGAATGGAACAAAAAAG gcACTGCAGTGCTGGTGACGGCCAGCGTGGATGTTGATAAGTCAGGAGCTTCATACTACGGAGAACAGAATCTGCACTACCTCGACATCAAAGGAGAGGGCGCTGTTGTTCAACTAC CGAAGAACGGGCCCATCTACGACGTGGTGTGGAGCCCAACCTCCACGGAGTTCTGCGTGGTCTACGGCTTCATGCCGGCCAAGGCCACCGTCTACAACCTCAAGTGTGACCCCGTGTTTGACTTCGGTACCGGACCACGCAACGCTGCTTACTACAG TCCCCAGGGCAACATCCTGGTGCTGGCTGGTTTTGGAAACCTTCGGGGTCAGATGGAGGTCTGGGATGTCAAGAAATACAAACAG GTGTCTAAGCCCCAGGTGCCGGACTCCACCCACTTCTTCTGGTGCCCTGACGGGGAGCACATTGTCACGGCGACGTGTTCTCCGCGCCTGCGCGTCAGCAACGGCTACAAGATCTGGCACTACACCGGCACCCTGCTCCACAAGGAGGAGACGCCGGCAGGGAAAGAGCTCTGGGAGGTGCGATGGCAGCCCTCCCCGGCCGGAACCTTCCCCGAGCGACCGGTGAAGTACCAGGCCGCCCCCAGCCCTCTGGGCAGCACccagcccaccaccacccaggccTACCGCCCCCCCGCCATGCGCAACCAACCAGCCACCGCCAGCACCAAACTG CATGAAGAGGAGGCTCCCCAAGACATGAGGCctgggtcagacagacagccggTCTCCAAGGCAGCCCTGAAGAaccagaagaagagagaagccAAGAAGGCCTCAAAACAG GAGGCAAAGCCTGACGCCGCGGAGCCCCATTCAAACTCCGCCCCCAATcccaacagccaatcagctgagAGCTGTGGAGACCCTGAAACAGACAAGAAGATCAAGAACCTAAAGAAG AAACTCAAGGCGATCGAAGAGCTGAAGGAGCAGCAGGCATCTGGCAAGACTCTGCAGAAGAACCAG TTGGACaagttggagaaggaggaggaagtacTGCAGGCATTggaggtgttgtgtgtgtaa
- the serp1 gene encoding stress-associated endoplasmic reticulum protein 1 has protein sequence MVAKQRIRMANEKHSKNITLRGNVAKSTRNLGDDKGVVGPWLLALFIFVVCGSAIFQIIQSIRMGA, from the exons ATGGTGGCTAAACAGAGGATCCGGATGGCCAACGAGAAGCACAGCAAGAACATAACTCTGAGGGGGAATGTTGCCAAGTCCACG aggAATCTCGGGGATGATAAAGGTGTGGTTGGACCCTGGTTGTTGGCCCTCTTCATCTTCGTGGTGTGTGGATCAG ccaTATTCCAGATAATCCAGAGCATCCGTATGGGGGCTTAG